GCGCACCTTGCCCTCGCGCATGGCCTCGAAGAGCTGCACCGCGGGCAGGCCGGGGTTGGGCGAGATGCGGCCCTCGGGCAGCCCCCACAACTTCTCCATGTCGTGGCGGTCGTGCTCCTTGGTGACGAGCCGCCCGGCCGGCAGAGCGTGCGCCAGCGTGCCCGTGTCTCGCACCCCGCCGCCCGCGTTGGGCTGGCCCGTCAGCGAGAAGGGCCCCGTCCCCGGGCGTCCAATCTGTCCGGTGAGCAGGTGCAGCGCCATCACCATCCGGTTGGCCGCCACCCCGTGCGTCTGCTGGTTGAGCCCCATCGTCCAGAAGCTCATCGCCGCCTGGGAGATGCCGAAGAGCCGCGCCGCCTCGCGAATCTCCGCCGAGGACAGGCCGCACAGGTCCGCCACCTTCTCCGGCGCGTAGTCCGCGAGGAACTTCCGGAAGTCCTCCCGCGTGAGCGGCGGCGAGTCCGCCGTGCCCTCGCGGAAGGTGACGAACTTCTCGATGAAGGCCGCGTCCACCAGGTTCGTGTTCAGCAGCTCGTGGGCCATGGCGTTGAGCAGCGCCACGTCCGTGCCCGGGCGGAGCTGCAGGTGCAGCGTGGCGTCGCGCGTGGTGGGCGTGCGCCTCGGGTCCACGACGATGACGCGCGTCTCGGGCGCGGTGCGGATCCGGTCTCGCACGCGCTCCCAGACCACCGGGTGGCACTCGGCCATGTTCGCGCCAATGACGAAGAAGAGCGTCGCGTGCTCGATGTCGTCGTAGCAGCCCGAGGGCTCGTCCGCCCCGAACACCGACTTGTAGCCGAACGCCGCCGACGCCATGCACAGGCGCGGGTTGCCGTCCACGTTGTTCGTCCCGATGCCACCCTTGAAGAGCTTGTTGGCCGTGTAGCTCTCCTGCGTGAAGAGCTGCCCCGAGCCGTAGAAGGCCACCGCGTCCGGTCCTCCCTGGGCCAGGGCCTCGCGAAAGCCCGCCGCCGCCGCGTCGAGCGCCTCGTCCCACGTGGCTCGCACCAGCTGCCCGTTCTTGCGCACCATCGGGTACTGGGCCCGGTCCGAGACGTAGAGGATCTCCCGGTTGAGCAGGCCCTTGATGCACAGCCGGCCCCGGTTCCACCCCGACTGGAGGCCCTCGACCTTCACCACCTTCCCGCCTCGCACGCCCACCCGCGTCTCGCAGCCCGAGCCGCAAAAGCGGCACACGCTCTTGTGCCAGGAATCGACCGGGATGGCCTCCTCGCGCGTCCAGCCGATGCACCCGGACCCGCTCAGGCCCGCCGCCGCCGTCATGCCGAAGTACTGGAGCAGCTCGCGCCTCGTCAGGTTCATCTTCCCTCCGGGCCCGGCATCTCAACCCGGGTCCGGAGGCTCTGATTGCGCTTGTGTGCCTCTCGTCCCGGAGTTGTCCGCTCAGCGACGGCGGCGGGACTGTTTTGTCTGGGTGATGCTCGTGGGTGAACGGTGCGGCACGGGCACGGGCTCGTATACCCTCACCCTGTCCCTCTCCCAGAGGGAGAGGGGTTGTGTGGGCTCAGCGGCCCACGGCGCTCGGCGTCAATGGCTTGAAACGCACCACGAGGAACGGCGGCTGCGTCTGCGCCTTCCCGTTGTTCAGCACCGCGTGCCGGTGCAGTTGGTTCACCGTCACGTAGAAGTACCCGTCCGGCCCGTAGCTCAGTCCGTCCGGCCAGCGCAGCAGCTCGTCCTTCACGTACTCACCATAGCTCCCGTCCGGCTTCGTCACTCCGATGGCCCCCGCACCCAGGTCGGTGATGTACAGGTTCCCCCCGGAGTCGATGCTCATTCCATCGCTCACCGCCTTCTCCCCGTACCGCTCCACCTTCCCGCCCAGCTCCGCTGGCGACAGCTTCGGGTCCGCCACGTCCTTCAATGGCACCCGCCACACCGTGCGGCCGTTCATCGCTCCGAAGTAGAGCCACTCGCCCTTTGGATCCATCGCGATGGGGTTGAGGCCCAGCCTCGGCTCCACCTGCATGCCCTGTGCGTCGGACACGGTGAGCTTCCGGCCCTCGACGGTCATGGAGACGTCCTCGGCGTTGAGGCTCGGGTGGCCCATGAGCACGCGCCGGCCCTGGCCGCTCTGCAGGTCCACCACCACCAGCGCCGGCATGTTCTCGCCCACCAGGTCGCCCCGGCCCATGTCCGCCAGCACCGCCACGCCCCGCTCCGTGTCCACCACCAGGTCCTGCAGGAAGGAGTTGGGCGCCGCTACCGGCTGGGTCAGGGGGATGCTCTTCACGAGCTTCTCGCCCCGCGTGTCCCAGCCCACCAGCTTCGCCCCCTCGCCGCCGCCCTTGCCGTTGTCGAGCATCCACAGCACGCCGTTCTTGTCCGACTCGAGCCCGATCACCGTCCGCAGGCCGATGCCGTCCGCACCAGGGGCTCGGGCCCACTGCTCGGTGGGGTAGGGGCGCGTGGTGCCTCCCGGCAGTAGCTCCACCACCGAGTGTTGGGGGCCGCCGAACGGGTGCAGGCTGAGGAAGACGCGGCCCTCGGGGCTGATGGCGATGTTGCCCGGCGTCTGCTCCAGACGCGCCA
This is a stretch of genomic DNA from Archangium violaceum. It encodes these proteins:
- a CDS encoding molybdopterin-dependent oxidoreductase; translated protein: MNLTRRELLQYFGMTAAAGLSGSGCIGWTREEAIPVDSWHKSVCRFCGSGCETRVGVRGGKVVKVEGLQSGWNRGRLCIKGLLNREILYVSDRAQYPMVRKNGQLVRATWDEALDAAAAGFREALAQGGPDAVAFYGSGQLFTQESYTANKLFKGGIGTNNVDGNPRLCMASAAFGYKSVFGADEPSGCYDDIEHATLFFVIGANMAECHPVVWERVRDRIRTAPETRVIVVDPRRTPTTRDATLHLQLRPGTDVALLNAMAHELLNTNLVDAAFIEKFVTFREGTADSPPLTREDFRKFLADYAPEKVADLCGLSSAEIREAARLFGISQAAMSFWTMGLNQQTHGVAANRMVMALHLLTGQIGRPGTGPFSLTGQPNAGGGVRDTGTLAHALPAGRLVTKEHDRHDMEKLWGLPEGRISPNPGLPAVQLFEAMREGKVRAALVMATNPARSLPNADRYREGMEKAFLVVSDSIFPTDTAQLADVFLPAAMWSEKEGVFSQSERRYHLVEKLVDPRARRARTWRFSWASASAAHGVHRPVRGGRGARAAPRRRAVSG
- a CDS encoding L-dopachrome tautomerase-related protein, with amino-acid sequence MSNRSCTPRALLLLGLLSTGCATSGKSSPGAESSTQTAQQDVQETQGALAMREHFPALEKRPSHLEVVARLEQTPGNIAISPEGRVFLSLHPFGGPQHSVVELLPGGTTRPYPTEQWARAPGADGIGLRTVIGLESDKNGVLWMLDNGKGGGEGAKLVGWDTRGEKLVKSIPLTQPVAAPNSFLQDLVVDTERGVAVLADMGRGDLVGENMPALVVVDLQSGQGRRVLMGHPSLNAEDVSMTVEGRKLTVSDAQGMQVEPRLGLNPIAMDPKGEWLYFGAMNGRTVWRVPLKDVADPKLSPAELGGKVERYGEKAVSDGMSIDSGGNLYITDLGAGAIGVTKPDGSYGEYVKDELLRWPDGLSYGPDGYFYVTVNQLHRHAVLNNGKAQTQPPFLVVRFKPLTPSAVGR